One part of the Microbacterium aurugineum genome encodes these proteins:
- a CDS encoding ClpP family protease, with product MSEDNPIPHFGPEARRALFHERVLVLDGALDDDNGTLLMTQLLALSSEDPVADIVLWIHSPGGSVPSMLAIRDLMRLVPNDVATLALGLACSAGQFLLSAGTPGKRRALPHARILMHQGSAGIGGSAGELETQADDLRHMRDTVLGLISADTGQPLERIFEDSLHDRWYTATQAQEYGFIDGIVASIAEVMPRRRPRVGLGADA from the coding sequence ATGAGCGAAGACAACCCCATCCCGCACTTCGGCCCCGAGGCCCGGCGTGCGCTGTTCCACGAGCGGGTGCTCGTGCTCGACGGCGCGCTCGACGACGACAACGGCACCCTGCTGATGACGCAGCTGCTCGCACTGTCGTCCGAGGACCCCGTCGCCGACATCGTCCTCTGGATCCACTCGCCCGGCGGCTCCGTGCCGTCCATGCTCGCGATCCGCGACCTCATGCGACTCGTTCCGAACGACGTCGCGACCCTGGCCCTGGGCCTTGCCTGCAGTGCGGGGCAGTTCCTGCTCTCCGCGGGCACGCCGGGCAAGCGACGCGCCCTCCCGCACGCGCGCATCCTGATGCATCAGGGGTCCGCGGGGATCGGCGGGTCCGCCGGCGAGCTCGAGACGCAGGCCGACGATCTGCGCCACATGCGTGACACCGTGCTCGGACTCATCTCCGCCGACACGGGGCAGCCCCTCGAGCGCATCTTCGAGGATTCGCTCCACGACCGCTGGTACACCGCGACGCAGGCGCAGGAGTACGGGTTCATCGACGGGATCGTGGCTTCGATCGCCGAGGTGATGCCGCGACGACGCCCGCGGGTCGGATTGGGGGCGGACGCATGA
- a CDS encoding ClpP family protease: MSSYTIPNVIAQHPRGERVMDVYSHLLAERVIYLGTGIDAGVANALIAQLLHLDADSPESGIQFYINSEGGDPGAALAIYDTMRHIRPRIATTCVGQAIGPAALLVAAGESGERAALAHARIVLHQPAGQSRGAIPDLILAADEVVRVRSDMEGILAEHTGRTVPELRADTDRDRVFTASAARDYGLIDTVLGART, from the coding sequence ATGAGCAGCTACACGATCCCGAACGTGATCGCGCAGCATCCCCGGGGGGAGCGGGTCATGGACGTGTACTCGCACCTCCTCGCCGAGCGCGTCATCTATCTCGGCACCGGCATCGATGCGGGCGTCGCCAACGCGCTGATCGCCCAACTGCTGCACCTCGACGCCGACAGCCCGGAGTCCGGCATCCAGTTCTACATCAACAGCGAGGGCGGCGACCCCGGAGCGGCGCTGGCGATCTACGACACCATGCGGCACATCCGCCCGCGCATCGCCACGACGTGTGTCGGACAGGCGATCGGACCCGCAGCGCTGCTCGTCGCCGCGGGAGAATCCGGGGAGCGAGCCGCTCTCGCGCACGCGCGCATCGTGCTGCATCAGCCCGCGGGACAGTCGCGGGGTGCGATCCCCGACCTGATCCTCGCGGCGGACGAGGTGGTGCGGGTGCGCTCCGACATGGAGGGGATCCTCGCCGAGCACACGGGTCGCACGGTTCCGGAACTGCGCGCCGACACCGACCGCGACCGGGTCTTCACCGCCTCCGCCGCCCGGGACTACGGCCTGATCGACACCGTGCTGGGCGCGCGCACCTGA
- a CDS encoding helix-turn-helix domain-containing protein has protein sequence MADIVPFPRTPRSDRPQPHGPEPLWRHLLGDQLRRRRHDRDETLTATAEKAGLSPQYLSEVERGLKEPSSEMIAAIAGALDTSLIELTSAVAEELRTTTTVPRGAFALAA, from the coding sequence ATGGCCGACATCGTCCCGTTCCCGCGCACTCCTCGTTCCGACCGTCCACAGCCCCACGGACCCGAGCCCCTGTGGCGACACCTCCTGGGCGACCAGCTGCGCCGACGTCGACACGACCGCGACGAGACGCTCACCGCCACCGCGGAGAAGGCCGGCCTCTCGCCGCAATACCTCTCCGAGGTCGAGCGCGGGTTGAAGGAGCCGTCGAGCGAGATGATCGCCGCGATCGCAGGGGCTCTGGACACGAGCCTGATCGAGCTCACGAGCGCCGTCGCCGAGGAACTCCGCACGACCACCACGGTCCCGCGCGGCGCCTTCGCGCTCGCCGCCTGA
- a CDS encoding MarR family winged helix-turn-helix transcriptional regulator, with product MTAEQQQPRRLDDTEMDTWLPIIRFVQLLPQVLDRTLKEEVGLNHARYAILVTLAGQGDGIVTMTELARIAGLSRSRLSHALDSLEERGWVERTSCSTDKRTLSAALTPAGREMLRTAAPVHVEQVRELVLDPLTPEERDQLGAILGKLLPGVTAAL from the coding sequence ATGACGGCGGAGCAGCAGCAGCCGCGGCGACTCGACGACACCGAGATGGACACCTGGCTCCCCATCATCCGGTTCGTCCAACTCCTCCCGCAGGTGCTCGACCGCACCCTCAAGGAGGAGGTCGGCCTCAACCACGCCCGCTACGCCATCCTCGTCACACTCGCCGGGCAGGGGGACGGCATCGTCACGATGACCGAGCTGGCACGCATCGCGGGGCTCAGCCGCTCACGCCTGAGCCATGCCCTCGACTCGCTCGAGGAGCGCGGCTGGGTCGAGCGCACGTCCTGCAGCACCGACAAGCGAACCCTCTCGGCCGCTCTCACCCCTGCCGGTCGGGAGATGCTGCGCACGGCGGCTCCGGTGCACGTCGAGCAGGTGCGCGAACTGGTGCTGGATCCGCTCACCCCCGAAGAGCGCGACCAGCTCGGGGCGATCCTCGGCAAGTTGCTGCCGGGAGTCACCGCGGCCCTGTAA
- a CDS encoding GTP cyclohydrolase II, with the protein MIETSTVAPVATERTRVRVPLRFGDGFSTTADVVTFDGLIDGREHLLLGLGDWRAALERATEGGEAPLVRPHSECLTGDVFGSERCDCGPQLREAVERIAEDGGFLLYLRQEGRGIGLYAKLDAYALQDAGLDTYEANVALGHGEDERDYTVAAQMLNAIGVDGIRLLSNNPDKAVQLEALGIRVTERVRTEVHLSESNSRYLQAKRDHTAHTLDLSAA; encoded by the coding sequence ATGATTGAAACTTCAACCGTCGCTCCGGTCGCCACGGAGCGCACGCGCGTCCGGGTGCCGCTGCGCTTCGGCGACGGCTTCTCCACGACCGCCGACGTCGTCACCTTCGACGGGCTCATCGACGGCCGTGAGCACCTGCTGCTCGGACTCGGCGATTGGCGTGCAGCGCTCGAACGCGCGACCGAGGGCGGCGAGGCCCCGCTCGTGCGCCCGCACAGCGAGTGCCTGACCGGCGACGTCTTCGGCTCGGAGCGCTGCGACTGCGGCCCCCAGCTGCGCGAAGCCGTGGAGCGGATCGCGGAGGACGGCGGCTTCCTGCTCTACCTGCGACAGGAAGGTCGGGGCATCGGCCTCTACGCCAAGCTCGACGCCTACGCCTTGCAGGACGCGGGGCTGGACACCTACGAGGCGAACGTCGCCCTGGGACACGGTGAGGACGAGCGCGACTACACCGTGGCCGCCCAGATGCTGAACGCGATCGGCGTCGACGGCATCCGCCTGCTCAGCAACAACCCCGACAAGGCCGTGCAGCTCGAAGCACTCGGCATCCGCGTGACCGAGCGGGTGCGCACCGAGGTGCACCTGTCGGAGTCCAATTCGCGCTACCTGCAGGCCAAGAGGGACCACACGGCGCACACGCTCGACCTGTCGGCGGCGTGA
- a CDS encoding DMT family transporter: protein MRFRPEEAALLAITAVWGGTFLLVHWAMDHSGPWFFVGIRFLIAGLISVVIFRRVLRGIRWRDVGAGVAIGVMIYLGYGLQTQGLQTIDSSTSAFITAMYVPLVPLAQWAVFRTRPPFMAFVGAGLAFVGLLFIAGPDAFALTLGTGEVVTMISTLPIAAEIILISLFAGKVDLGRITVIQLLTAGVLGLLTMPVVGEGVPEFSWIWVGCAVGLGAASCLIQLTMNWAQKSVSPTRATIIYAGEPVWAGVIGRIAGERLPVTALIGGALVVLGILASELKLVRRTPAERPPDR from the coding sequence ATGCGGTTCCGCCCGGAGGAGGCCGCGCTCCTCGCGATCACCGCGGTCTGGGGCGGCACCTTCCTGCTCGTGCATTGGGCGATGGACCATTCCGGACCCTGGTTCTTCGTGGGCATCCGCTTCCTGATCGCGGGTTTGATCAGCGTCGTGATCTTCCGCCGGGTGCTGCGCGGGATCCGGTGGCGCGACGTCGGCGCGGGCGTGGCGATCGGGGTGATGATCTACCTCGGCTACGGCTTGCAGACGCAGGGGCTGCAGACGATCGACAGCAGCACCTCCGCCTTCATCACCGCGATGTACGTGCCCCTGGTCCCGCTCGCGCAGTGGGCCGTGTTCCGCACGCGTCCTCCGTTCATGGCCTTCGTCGGCGCGGGGCTGGCGTTCGTGGGTCTGCTGTTCATCGCCGGGCCCGACGCCTTCGCGCTCACCCTCGGCACCGGTGAGGTCGTGACCATGATCAGCACGTTGCCGATCGCCGCCGAGATCATCCTGATCAGCCTCTTCGCGGGAAAGGTCGATCTCGGCCGAATCACGGTGATCCAGCTGCTGACGGCCGGCGTGCTGGGGCTGCTCACGATGCCCGTGGTGGGTGAGGGCGTGCCGGAGTTCTCGTGGATCTGGGTCGGCTGCGCGGTCGGCCTCGGAGCGGCGAGCTGTCTGATCCAGCTGACGATGAACTGGGCGCAGAAGTCGGTCTCCCCCACGCGCGCGACCATCATCTACGCGGGTGAGCCGGTGTGGGCCGGCGTCATCGGACGCATCGCCGGGGAGCGTCTGCCCGTGACCGCACTCATCGGCGGGGCACTCGTGGTGCTCGGGATCCTCGCGAGCGAGCTGAAGCTCGTGCGGCGCACTCCGGCGGAACGCCCGCCTGACAGGTAG
- a CDS encoding sulfurtransferase produces the protein MSDFVSAVELNDLLTRGAPVRVIDVRWRLDRPETGHDDYLTGHIPGAVFAALDTELSTHGEPSDGRHPLPSTATLQAAARRWGVRVGDTVVAYDDAKGTAAARAWWLLRQAGVDVRVLAGGLRGWQAEGFEVATDDVSPEPGDVVLEEIGRDALSIDEAAAFPEAGVLLDVRAPERYRGETEPLDPVAGHIPGARNLPTTLHLDDQGRLLDTDTVLATLAAVGVTPGTPVAAYCGSGVTAAHTALVLHEVGIEAKVFPGSWSQWSNTPGRPVATGDQPG, from the coding sequence ATGAGCGACTTCGTGAGTGCCGTCGAGCTGAACGACCTGTTGACCCGGGGTGCACCGGTGCGCGTGATCGATGTGCGGTGGCGGCTGGATCGCCCGGAGACGGGGCACGACGACTACCTCACGGGGCACATCCCCGGCGCCGTGTTCGCCGCGCTCGACACGGAGCTCTCTACCCACGGAGAGCCCTCGGACGGACGGCACCCGCTGCCGTCGACGGCCACGCTCCAGGCCGCGGCCCGGCGCTGGGGTGTCCGCGTGGGCGACACGGTGGTCGCCTACGACGATGCCAAGGGCACGGCGGCGGCGCGCGCGTGGTGGCTGCTGCGGCAGGCGGGGGTCGACGTGCGCGTGCTCGCCGGCGGCCTCCGCGGGTGGCAGGCCGAGGGGTTCGAGGTCGCGACCGATGACGTGAGTCCGGAGCCCGGCGACGTGGTCCTCGAGGAGATCGGGCGCGATGCCCTCTCGATCGACGAGGCGGCGGCGTTCCCGGAAGCCGGAGTCCTGCTCGACGTGCGCGCCCCCGAGCGGTACCGCGGCGAGACCGAGCCGCTCGACCCGGTGGCCGGTCACATCCCGGGCGCGCGCAACCTGCCGACCACGCTCCACCTCGACGACCAGGGGAGACTCCTCGACACCGATACCGTGCTCGCCACCCTCGCGGCGGTCGGGGTGACCCCGGGTACGCCGGTGGCTGCGTACTGCGGTTCGGGCGTGACCGCCGCCCACACCGCGCTGGTCCTGCACGAGGTGGGGATCGAGGCGAAGGTGTTCCCCGGATCCTGGAGCCAGTGGTCGAACACCCCTGGCCGCCCGGTGGCGACCGGCGATCAGCCGGGCTGA
- a CDS encoding acyl-CoA synthetase, producing the protein MSAPARAFTMRHVQLLRALFAAVAALMITFSSDHSAPVGLSVFSGFVFVTALIQLLAAWLVLPAGSRWPYILLGVLGTLAGAVSGIPAWRSDDLFFIVVSTWAILSGGIELLAGIRSRRNADPLSRDAITVGALGVLLGIVLLLIPAGFVQEYTIEKAGTFVLSGIILGVGMFGGYAAILAVFLGIAGLTPKRVDTVTAVSESNDDTAAAEHGGTR; encoded by the coding sequence ATGTCTGCCCCTGCTCGCGCATTCACCATGCGCCACGTGCAATTGCTGCGCGCACTGTTCGCCGCCGTCGCCGCCCTGATGATCACCTTCTCGTCGGACCACTCCGCTCCCGTCGGCCTCTCGGTGTTCAGCGGCTTCGTCTTCGTCACCGCGCTCATCCAGCTGCTGGCCGCGTGGCTGGTGCTCCCCGCGGGGTCCCGCTGGCCCTACATCCTGCTCGGTGTCCTCGGCACGCTCGCCGGCGCCGTGAGCGGCATCCCGGCCTGGCGCTCCGATGACCTGTTCTTCATCGTCGTCTCGACCTGGGCGATCCTGAGCGGCGGCATCGAGCTCCTCGCCGGCATCCGCTCTCGTCGAAACGCCGATCCGCTGTCCCGTGACGCGATCACGGTCGGCGCGCTGGGGGTGCTGCTCGGGATCGTGCTGCTGCTGATCCCGGCCGGCTTCGTCCAGGAGTACACGATCGAGAAGGCCGGCACGTTCGTGTTGTCCGGCATCATCCTCGGCGTCGGGATGTTCGGTGGGTACGCGGCGATCCTCGCCGTCTTCCTCGGCATCGCCGGCCTCACCCCGAAGCGAGTGGACACCGTCACCGCGGTCTCCGAATCGAACGACGACACCGCCGCTGCGGAGCACGGAGGAACGCGATGA
- a CDS encoding MFS transporter, which translates to MTAPVDRASIGLRSARGPILGALMLATGLIAIDATILATAVPSIVRDLGSYQQFPWLFSVYLLAQAVSVPIYSRFADTVGRKPIILLGIALFLLGSVLCGFAWSMPALILFRLIQGLGAGAVAPMAMTIVGDIYTVAERAKVQGYIASVWAISSVVGPALGGIFAQLDAWRWIFWVNIPLCLIAAWMLQLKYKEEKQTRRHRIDYAGAVLLTIGLTGLILGMLEGGNAWDWISVPSALCFGVGVVALAFFAMVERRAAEPIVDLRLAARPLILTTTLVSLGVGALMIGVTSFAPAYLEGSLGIAPLLSGLAVAALTLGWPIAAANVGRLYLRIGFRRTTLIGMSIATFAATVLAAVSSWPNPFVMSVIAFVLGFGLGWSAAPTLIAAQSSVGWGERGAVTGMNAFARSAGSAVGVAVFGAISNAVIAQGAGADDPETIIHASVWVFVAVAATAMLTLLAAAFMPRDHVEEHSG; encoded by the coding sequence GTGACCGCCCCCGTCGACCGCGCCTCCATCGGACTCCGCTCGGCGCGAGGCCCCATCCTCGGCGCGCTGATGCTCGCCACCGGCCTCATCGCGATCGACGCCACGATCCTCGCGACCGCGGTCCCGAGCATCGTCCGCGATCTCGGCAGCTACCAGCAGTTCCCCTGGCTGTTCTCGGTATATCTGCTGGCGCAGGCGGTGAGCGTCCCCATCTACTCCCGGTTCGCCGACACGGTGGGCCGCAAGCCGATCATCCTCCTCGGGATCGCCCTGTTCCTGCTCGGCTCCGTGCTCTGCGGGTTCGCGTGGAGCATGCCCGCGCTCATCCTGTTCCGCCTCATCCAGGGCTTGGGGGCGGGCGCGGTCGCGCCGATGGCGATGACGATCGTGGGCGACATCTACACGGTCGCCGAGCGCGCGAAGGTGCAGGGGTACATCGCGAGCGTGTGGGCGATCTCGTCGGTGGTCGGACCCGCGCTCGGCGGCATCTTCGCGCAGCTCGACGCGTGGCGATGGATCTTCTGGGTGAACATCCCCCTGTGTCTGATCGCCGCGTGGATGCTGCAACTCAAGTACAAGGAGGAGAAGCAGACCCGTCGGCACCGGATCGACTACGCCGGGGCGGTCCTGCTCACGATCGGGCTCACCGGACTCATCCTCGGGATGCTCGAGGGTGGGAACGCCTGGGACTGGATCTCCGTGCCGAGTGCGCTCTGCTTCGGGGTGGGCGTCGTGGCCCTCGCGTTCTTCGCGATGGTCGAGCGGCGGGCGGCGGAGCCGATCGTCGATCTCCGGCTCGCGGCGCGGCCGTTGATCCTGACGACCACGCTCGTGTCACTCGGGGTGGGGGCGCTCATGATCGGTGTGACCAGCTTCGCCCCCGCGTACCTGGAAGGGTCACTGGGCATCGCGCCCCTCCTGTCCGGCCTGGCGGTCGCCGCCTTGACTCTCGGCTGGCCCATCGCCGCGGCGAACGTCGGACGACTGTACCTGCGCATCGGCTTTCGCCGCACCACCCTGATCGGCATGAGCATCGCCACGTTCGCGGCGACCGTGCTCGCCGCGGTCTCCTCGTGGCCGAACCCGTTCGTGATGTCGGTGATCGCGTTCGTGCTCGGCTTCGGCCTCGGCTGGTCGGCCGCCCCGACCCTGATCGCCGCACAGTCCTCGGTGGGCTGGGGGGAACGCGGTGCCGTGACGGGCATGAACGCCTTTGCACGTTCCGCCGGGAGTGCGGTGGGCGTGGCGGTGTTCGGCGCGATCTCCAACGCGGTCATCGCGCAGGGTGCGGGCGCCGACGACCCGGAGACGATCATCCACGCCTCGGTGTGGGTGTTCGTCGCCGTCGCCGCGACGGCCATGCTCACGCTGCTCGCTGCCGCGTTCATGCCGCGGGATCACGTCGAGGAGCATTCGGGTTAG
- a CDS encoding alpha-N-acetylglucosaminidase codes for MSGHVESAVRALIDRVGGDAATVRIEILQEASSGSRIAGFEASEGVLTLRGSDASAAASAFARYLHSQGHRITWESPRPIRPLTPWPDADRTDVRTPFAIRYHLNVVTHGYSTPYWDWARWEQELDWMALHGVTHPLVLTGYEAVLAETLGLLGIDEAIARTWIGSAAHLPWMSMGGVHDFGGPLPSRWDERRLALARRIIARARELGMTPVLPLPGGHLPAAVTGDEAAEIEWQGWRTPMLDPASPAFAHMLRLFLETQRRLLGDPGPEPVFAVDPYIESLPPSTDSAQLAAAGAGVHTAITAIYPAATWLLQGWPFHYHRAFWTSDRVGAYLSRIPHERLLLIDLWGEHAPMWREGMHGRRWLWTAVHNFGGRFALFGDLCGLARDVAELRARHPERLEGIGVAPEAIENNTVFYELAADLVWDDVDVDAWLDDFAMQRYGVDDDAAREAWRLLGSTLYGRGRTRSIPSPVIARPWSAAAPFASQRLAGEALVAEPARMSANIDAENDPAVLGDLPSIARAASLLISLGTKTDSRDAQERDVVELTSHVLAQQTRLRIRGILRAFTDRDVSTLRREGARLHDDLLALDRLAATRRESRVSTWIAQARSWGDTHAEREVMERDARSLVSVWGHQSSGLHDYSGRHWSGLIRDLYARRWAAWVSWLADAVEHGTRPSEDDLRRVIVEIEEQWREAHGSDDGSDEDPLALAAQLLTRAGYA; via the coding sequence ATGAGCGGTCATGTCGAGTCCGCTGTGCGTGCGCTGATCGACAGGGTCGGCGGCGATGCGGCGACGGTGAGGATCGAAATCCTGCAGGAGGCCTCCTCCGGCTCACGCATCGCGGGATTCGAGGCGAGCGAGGGCGTGCTCACCCTACGTGGATCCGATGCCTCAGCGGCAGCGAGCGCCTTCGCCCGCTATCTGCATTCACAGGGTCACCGCATCACCTGGGAGTCCCCGCGGCCGATCCGACCTCTCACGCCCTGGCCCGACGCGGACAGAACCGACGTGCGTACGCCGTTCGCGATCCGATACCACCTGAACGTCGTCACGCACGGGTACTCGACGCCGTACTGGGATTGGGCTCGGTGGGAGCAGGAGCTCGATTGGATGGCGTTGCATGGCGTGACTCACCCGCTCGTCCTCACAGGCTACGAAGCGGTTCTCGCTGAGACTCTGGGGCTCCTCGGCATCGACGAGGCCATCGCTCGAACCTGGATAGGCAGCGCTGCGCACCTTCCCTGGATGTCTATGGGAGGGGTTCACGACTTCGGCGGACCGCTCCCGTCACGGTGGGATGAGCGCCGACTCGCGCTCGCTCGTCGGATCATCGCGCGTGCACGCGAGCTCGGCATGACACCCGTGCTGCCGTTGCCCGGTGGGCATCTGCCCGCCGCAGTGACGGGCGACGAGGCCGCCGAGATCGAGTGGCAGGGCTGGCGAACACCGATGCTCGACCCCGCCTCGCCCGCGTTCGCGCACATGCTAAGGCTGTTCCTCGAGACCCAGCGCAGGTTGCTCGGTGACCCCGGGCCCGAGCCCGTGTTCGCCGTGGATCCCTACATCGAATCCCTCCCGCCGTCCACGGACTCGGCGCAGCTCGCAGCCGCGGGCGCGGGGGTGCACACGGCGATCACGGCTATTTACCCCGCGGCGACGTGGCTGCTGCAGGGCTGGCCGTTCCACTACCACCGCGCCTTCTGGACGTCAGATCGCGTCGGCGCCTACCTGTCGCGCATTCCGCACGAGCGACTTTTGCTGATCGACCTCTGGGGCGAGCACGCACCGATGTGGCGAGAGGGGATGCACGGGCGTCGTTGGCTGTGGACCGCCGTGCACAACTTCGGCGGACGCTTCGCGCTCTTCGGCGACTTGTGCGGGCTTGCCCGCGACGTCGCCGAACTGCGCGCGCGGCACCCGGAGCGCTTGGAGGGCATCGGCGTTGCGCCGGAGGCGATCGAGAACAATACCGTGTTCTACGAGCTCGCGGCCGACCTCGTCTGGGACGACGTGGACGTCGACGCGTGGCTCGACGACTTCGCGATGCAGCGGTATGGTGTGGACGACGACGCGGCACGCGAGGCCTGGCGTCTGCTCGGATCCACGCTGTACGGTCGCGGGCGAACCCGATCGATCCCGTCACCTGTGATCGCACGGCCATGGAGCGCCGCTGCGCCCTTCGCCTCGCAGCGGCTGGCTGGGGAAGCGCTCGTCGCGGAGCCTGCACGAATGTCGGCGAACATCGACGCGGAGAACGACCCTGCGGTGTTGGGAGACCTGCCGTCGATCGCGCGCGCAGCCAGCCTCCTGATCTCCCTCGGAACGAAGACGGACTCACGAGACGCTCAGGAACGAGACGTGGTCGAGCTCACCTCGCACGTGCTTGCGCAGCAGACGCGGCTTCGCATCCGGGGGATCCTTCGGGCTTTCACCGACCGTGACGTGAGCACGCTGCGCCGAGAGGGCGCCCGGCTGCACGACGACCTGCTCGCCCTGGACCGGCTGGCAGCCACCAGGCGGGAATCCCGGGTGTCGACGTGGATCGCACAGGCGCGCTCCTGGGGAGACACGCATGCCGAGCGAGAGGTGATGGAGCGAGATGCACGCAGCCTGGTGTCGGTGTGGGGTCACCAGTCGAGCGGATTGCACGACTACTCCGGGCGGCATTGGTCGGGTCTGATCCGCGACCTCTATGCGCGGCGGTGGGCCGCCTGGGTGTCATGGTTGGCCGACGCGGTGGAACACGGGACGCGGCCGAGCGAGGACGATCTGCGCCGCGTCATCGTGGAGATCGAGGAGCAGTGGCGGGAGGCCCACGGCTCCGACGACGGATCCGACGAAGATCCTCTCGCGCTCGCAGCCCAACTGCTCACCCGCGCGGGATACGCCTAA
- a CDS encoding Gfo/Idh/MocA family protein, with protein sequence MSTPDGPQRIVIIGAGGRGRDAYGRWAVEHPDRARVVAVADPSPERRHALAADAGGARTYDDWQGAVADLAALKADAVVIAVPDALHVDVAIAVADAGLPFLLEKPAAPNLGELRRLVQHARRTSSALAIGHVLRFTPFWRSVKAILDAGTIGRMLTLELRENVGYWHFAHSYVRGNWRNSATSGPMALTKTSHDLDLIRWLVGTAPESMYSIGELSWFRRENAPEGAPEFCVQGCPVSQSCPFFAPRYYVDALAGVTGHPVHLLGADTSPAGRMRALRDGDYGRCVYRGDNDVADHQQTTMRFPMGVTATLTASAFTAENTRHVTITGSAGQISGHMENGEIVVDLFSPTARIPEGLPLDAHEVHTKSPMAHERHILRVTLPNPDLGDHAGHGGGDAGLMAEFIEAVRQGSVGRGELSFQTALDSHLMAFGAEASRRSGEPLDFAAWTAEIDLHLDDRLRA encoded by the coding sequence ATGAGCACACCCGACGGACCCCAGCGGATCGTCATCATCGGCGCGGGCGGACGTGGCCGCGATGCGTACGGGCGGTGGGCCGTAGAGCACCCGGATCGAGCCAGGGTCGTGGCGGTCGCCGATCCGTCGCCCGAGCGAAGGCACGCACTGGCCGCGGATGCCGGCGGCGCCCGCACCTATGACGACTGGCAAGGCGCGGTAGCCGATCTCGCCGCGCTCAAGGCCGACGCGGTGGTCATCGCCGTTCCCGACGCACTGCACGTGGACGTCGCGATCGCGGTCGCCGACGCCGGCCTGCCGTTCCTCCTAGAGAAGCCCGCGGCGCCGAACCTCGGTGAGCTGCGGCGGCTCGTGCAGCATGCGCGCCGCACGTCGTCAGCACTCGCGATCGGCCATGTCCTGCGGTTCACGCCGTTCTGGCGGTCGGTGAAGGCCATCCTCGACGCGGGGACGATCGGGCGGATGCTCACCCTCGAGCTCAGAGAGAACGTCGGCTACTGGCACTTCGCGCACTCCTACGTGCGCGGCAACTGGCGCAACAGCGCCACCTCGGGACCTATGGCGTTGACGAAGACCTCGCACGACCTCGACCTGATCCGCTGGCTGGTCGGCACGGCTCCGGAGAGCATGTACAGCATCGGCGAGCTGAGCTGGTTCCGGCGGGAGAACGCCCCCGAGGGGGCGCCGGAGTTCTGCGTCCAGGGCTGCCCGGTCTCACAAAGCTGCCCCTTCTTCGCTCCGCGATACTACGTCGATGCGCTCGCCGGCGTAACTGGACACCCGGTGCACCTCCTGGGTGCCGACACTTCTCCCGCTGGCCGCATGCGCGCTCTGCGCGACGGCGACTACGGCCGATGCGTGTACCGCGGCGACAACGACGTGGCAGACCACCAGCAGACGACCATGCGATTCCCGATGGGCGTGACGGCCACGCTCACTGCCTCGGCATTCACCGCCGAGAACACTCGACACGTCACGATCACCGGGTCCGCCGGCCAGATCTCCGGCCACATGGAGAACGGCGAGATCGTGGTGGACCTGTTCTCTCCGACGGCGCGGATCCCGGAAGGGTTGCCACTGGACGCGCATGAGGTGCACACCAAGTCGCCTATGGCTCACGAACGCCACATCTTGCGGGTGACGCTGCCAAACCCCGACCTTGGCGACCACGCCGGCCACGGTGGTGGCGACGCCGGGCTGATGGCGGAATTCATCGAGGCGGTGCGCCAGGGATCAGTAGGTAGGGGAGAATTGTCGTTCCAGACGGCTCTCGACAGCCACCTGATGGCGTTCGGCGCCGAGGCATCGCGCCGATCCGGCGAGCCCCTCGACTTCGCAGCGTGGACGGCTGAGATCGATCTGCACCTGGACGACAGGCTGCGCGCATGA